Proteins encoded in a region of the Populus nigra chromosome 3, ddPopNigr1.1, whole genome shotgun sequence genome:
- the LOC133688194 gene encoding uncharacterized protein LOC133688194 isoform X1, whose product MCDCLPSSPLPFSIIKPQKLRQQSYSTVNFSSVNRSGRLKLTSIKASKNTGEVGFKEKGQEEEEKNFELESSRIQKDKETKVGSLGFDILELKDGEKDGKEEQDLVAVEKERNKIRNGRRGKQVIRRSSILAKQVISIQSALSLGFVSQIWVDSKSWVVLVVEVRPNLLSGESERFLLEDVSQQVGDVVLVEDENVMDTELKMIGLETLVGYRVVTPGQRDIGKVRGYSFNVNSGAVELLELDSFGISIIPSSLVSTYALPVDDVLEVLSDTVVVHESAASHIQRLTKGFWDAQNVGTKIDEVEEYSDYESSVTSHRGRSTRRSSRSQKFRSKIRESEDDWELPMDYL is encoded by the exons ATGTGTGATTGCCTTCCTTCCTCCCCACTTCCCTTTTCCATCATCAAACCTCAAAAATTAAGGCAACAATCTTACTCAACTGTTAACTTTTCAAGTGTTAACAGAAGTGGAAGGTTAAAGCTTACAAGCATCAAAGCCAGCAAGAATACTGGTGAAGTGGGGTTTAAAGAAAAAGGtcaagaggaagaagagaagaacTTTGAATTAGAATCATCAAGGATTCAGAaagataaagaaacaaaagtggGTTCTCTTGGTTTTGATATTCTCGAATTGAAGGATGGTGAAAAGGATGGAAAAGAAGAGCAAGATTTGGTTGCAGTTGAGAAGGAGCGAAATAAGATAAGAAACGGAAGGAGAGGGAAGCAAGTAATTAGAAGATCGAGTATTTTGGCAAAGCAAGTGATTAGCATTCAATCTGCGCTTAGTTTGGGTTTTGTCTCTCAAATTTGGGTCGATTCTAAATCT TGGGTGGTGTTAGTAGTTGAAGTAAGGCCAAACTTGCTTTCTGGAGAATCAGAGAGGTTTCTTCTAGAGGATGTTAGCCAG CAGGTTGGGGATGTAGTACTTGTTGAGGACGAGAATGTGATGGATACTGAATTAAAAATGATTGGCCTGGAAACGTTG GTAGGATATAGAGTTGTGACACCAGGTCAGCGAGATATTGGAAAG GTGCGAGGGTACTCTTTCAACGTTAATTCTGGGGCAGTGGAATTGCTCGAGCTTGACTCATTTGGGATTTCTATCATTCCATCTAGTTTG GTGAGTACCTATGCTTTACCTGTTGATGATGTGCTTGAAGTTTTGTCAGACACAGTTGTTGTGCATGAATCTGCTGCCTCACACATACAGAGGCTAACAAAG GGCTTCTGGGATGCTCAGAACGTGGGGACAAAAATAGATGAAGTTGAAGAGTATTCTGATTATGAAAGTTCTGTTACATCTCATCGAGGTCGGAGCACTCGGAGAAGTTCTAGGAGCCAGAAATTTCGTTCAAAAATTAGAGAAAGTGAGGATGATTGGGAACTTCCAATGGATTACTTgtga
- the LOC133688194 gene encoding uncharacterized protein LOC133688194 isoform X2 yields the protein MCDCLPSSPLPFSIIKPQKLRQQSYSTVNFSSVNRSGRLKLTSIKASKNTGEVGFKEKGQEEEEKNFELESSRIQKDKETKVGSLGFDILELKDGEKDGKEEQDLVAVEKERNKIRNGRRGKQVIRRSSILAKQVISIQSALSLGFVSQIWVDSKSWVVLVVEVRPNLLSGESERFLLEDVSQVGDVVLVEDENVMDTELKMIGLETLVGYRVVTPGQRDIGKVRGYSFNVNSGAVELLELDSFGISIIPSSLVSTYALPVDDVLEVLSDTVVVHESAASHIQRLTKGFWDAQNVGTKIDEVEEYSDYESSVTSHRGRSTRRSSRSQKFRSKIRESEDDWELPMDYL from the exons ATGTGTGATTGCCTTCCTTCCTCCCCACTTCCCTTTTCCATCATCAAACCTCAAAAATTAAGGCAACAATCTTACTCAACTGTTAACTTTTCAAGTGTTAACAGAAGTGGAAGGTTAAAGCTTACAAGCATCAAAGCCAGCAAGAATACTGGTGAAGTGGGGTTTAAAGAAAAAGGtcaagaggaagaagagaagaacTTTGAATTAGAATCATCAAGGATTCAGAaagataaagaaacaaaagtggGTTCTCTTGGTTTTGATATTCTCGAATTGAAGGATGGTGAAAAGGATGGAAAAGAAGAGCAAGATTTGGTTGCAGTTGAGAAGGAGCGAAATAAGATAAGAAACGGAAGGAGAGGGAAGCAAGTAATTAGAAGATCGAGTATTTTGGCAAAGCAAGTGATTAGCATTCAATCTGCGCTTAGTTTGGGTTTTGTCTCTCAAATTTGGGTCGATTCTAAATCT TGGGTGGTGTTAGTAGTTGAAGTAAGGCCAAACTTGCTTTCTGGAGAATCAGAGAGGTTTCTTCTAGAGGATGTTAGCCAG GTTGGGGATGTAGTACTTGTTGAGGACGAGAATGTGATGGATACTGAATTAAAAATGATTGGCCTGGAAACGTTG GTAGGATATAGAGTTGTGACACCAGGTCAGCGAGATATTGGAAAG GTGCGAGGGTACTCTTTCAACGTTAATTCTGGGGCAGTGGAATTGCTCGAGCTTGACTCATTTGGGATTTCTATCATTCCATCTAGTTTG GTGAGTACCTATGCTTTACCTGTTGATGATGTGCTTGAAGTTTTGTCAGACACAGTTGTTGTGCATGAATCTGCTGCCTCACACATACAGAGGCTAACAAAG GGCTTCTGGGATGCTCAGAACGTGGGGACAAAAATAGATGAAGTTGAAGAGTATTCTGATTATGAAAGTTCTGTTACATCTCATCGAGGTCGGAGCACTCGGAGAAGTTCTAGGAGCCAGAAATTTCGTTCAAAAATTAGAGAAAGTGAGGATGATTGGGAACTTCCAATGGATTACTTgtga
- the LOC133688194 gene encoding uncharacterized protein LOC133688194 isoform X3 has product MCDCLPSSPLPFSIIKPQKLRQQSYSTVNFSSVNRSGRLKLTSIKASKNTGEVGFKEKGQEEEEKNFELESSRIQKDKETKVGSLGFDILELKDGEKDGKEEQDLVAVEKERNKIRNGRRGKQVIRRSSILAKQVISIQSALSLGFVSQIWVDSKSWVVLVVEVRPNLLSGESERFLLEDVSQQVGDVVLVEDENVMDTELKMIGLETLVGYRVVTPGQRDIGKVRGYSFNVNSGAVELLELDSFGISIIPSSLVSTYALPVDDVLEVLSDTVVVHESAASHIQRLTKFHVQEKLELCMLSCQQYCQ; this is encoded by the exons ATGTGTGATTGCCTTCCTTCCTCCCCACTTCCCTTTTCCATCATCAAACCTCAAAAATTAAGGCAACAATCTTACTCAACTGTTAACTTTTCAAGTGTTAACAGAAGTGGAAGGTTAAAGCTTACAAGCATCAAAGCCAGCAAGAATACTGGTGAAGTGGGGTTTAAAGAAAAAGGtcaagaggaagaagagaagaacTTTGAATTAGAATCATCAAGGATTCAGAaagataaagaaacaaaagtggGTTCTCTTGGTTTTGATATTCTCGAATTGAAGGATGGTGAAAAGGATGGAAAAGAAGAGCAAGATTTGGTTGCAGTTGAGAAGGAGCGAAATAAGATAAGAAACGGAAGGAGAGGGAAGCAAGTAATTAGAAGATCGAGTATTTTGGCAAAGCAAGTGATTAGCATTCAATCTGCGCTTAGTTTGGGTTTTGTCTCTCAAATTTGGGTCGATTCTAAATCT TGGGTGGTGTTAGTAGTTGAAGTAAGGCCAAACTTGCTTTCTGGAGAATCAGAGAGGTTTCTTCTAGAGGATGTTAGCCAG CAGGTTGGGGATGTAGTACTTGTTGAGGACGAGAATGTGATGGATACTGAATTAAAAATGATTGGCCTGGAAACGTTG GTAGGATATAGAGTTGTGACACCAGGTCAGCGAGATATTGGAAAG GTGCGAGGGTACTCTTTCAACGTTAATTCTGGGGCAGTGGAATTGCTCGAGCTTGACTCATTTGGGATTTCTATCATTCCATCTAGTTTG GTGAGTACCTATGCTTTACCTGTTGATGATGTGCTTGAAGTTTTGTCAGACACAGTTGTTGTGCATGAATCTGCTGCCTCACACATACAGAGGCTAACAAAG TTTCATGTGCAGGAAAAGTTGGAACTATGCATGCTTTCATGTCAGCAATATtgtcaataa
- the LOC133688194 gene encoding uncharacterized protein LOC133688194 isoform X4, protein MCDCLPSSPLPFSIIKPQKLRQQSYSTVNFSSVNRSGRLKLTSIKASKNTGEVGFKEKGQEEEEKNFELESSRIQKDKETKVGSLGFDILELKDGEKDGKEEQDLVAVEKERNKIRNGRRGKQVIRRSSILAKQVISIQSALSLGFVSQIWVDSKSWVVLVVEVRPNLLSGESERFLLEDVSQQVGDVVLVEDENVMDTELKMIGLETLVGYRVVTPGQRDIGKVRGYSFNVNSGAVELLELDSFGISIIPSSLVSTYALPVDDVLEVLSDTVVVHESAASHIQRLTKEFESFPSFCLI, encoded by the exons ATGTGTGATTGCCTTCCTTCCTCCCCACTTCCCTTTTCCATCATCAAACCTCAAAAATTAAGGCAACAATCTTACTCAACTGTTAACTTTTCAAGTGTTAACAGAAGTGGAAGGTTAAAGCTTACAAGCATCAAAGCCAGCAAGAATACTGGTGAAGTGGGGTTTAAAGAAAAAGGtcaagaggaagaagagaagaacTTTGAATTAGAATCATCAAGGATTCAGAaagataaagaaacaaaagtggGTTCTCTTGGTTTTGATATTCTCGAATTGAAGGATGGTGAAAAGGATGGAAAAGAAGAGCAAGATTTGGTTGCAGTTGAGAAGGAGCGAAATAAGATAAGAAACGGAAGGAGAGGGAAGCAAGTAATTAGAAGATCGAGTATTTTGGCAAAGCAAGTGATTAGCATTCAATCTGCGCTTAGTTTGGGTTTTGTCTCTCAAATTTGGGTCGATTCTAAATCT TGGGTGGTGTTAGTAGTTGAAGTAAGGCCAAACTTGCTTTCTGGAGAATCAGAGAGGTTTCTTCTAGAGGATGTTAGCCAG CAGGTTGGGGATGTAGTACTTGTTGAGGACGAGAATGTGATGGATACTGAATTAAAAATGATTGGCCTGGAAACGTTG GTAGGATATAGAGTTGTGACACCAGGTCAGCGAGATATTGGAAAG GTGCGAGGGTACTCTTTCAACGTTAATTCTGGGGCAGTGGAATTGCTCGAGCTTGACTCATTTGGGATTTCTATCATTCCATCTAGTTTG GTGAGTACCTATGCTTTACCTGTTGATGATGTGCTTGAAGTTTTGTCAGACACAGTTGTTGTGCATGAATCTGCTGCCTCACACATACAGAGGCTAACAAAG GAATTTGAAAGCTTTCCATCATTTTGCTTGATATGA
- the LOC133687902 gene encoding high mobility group B protein 6-like isoform X2, with the protein MLKLQSPLTGDENLRPKSCRKPLQPKNSPGTPMTQVQILKPKQEWIEFSVVKDSNKENHPIYTTTPTKSIIEPLDSSLAEELSAIKKKLERLRLDRERTEKMLKEREMVMDLQMKELEQRGEVQRRLEIQVDILYRLNELQSYSMIISPIRTLREKEHEKKTSRVQPEETRAEDSEESVGEDVMQSPSSSWGSENSISSQLVAVK; encoded by the exons ATGCTTAAGCTCCAATCTCCACTCACCGGAGACGAGAACCTCCGGCCAAAATCTTGTCGGAAACCACTCCAGCCAAAGAACTCACCAGGAACTCCAATGACCCAGGTTCAAATTTTGAAACCAAAGCAAGAGTGGATTGAGTTCTCAGTGGTTAAAGATTCCAACAAGGAGAACCATCCGATCTACACCACAACCCCAACAAAATCCATCATTGAGCCATTGGATTCTTCACTAGCAGAAGAATTGAGTGCTATCAAGAAGAAGCTAGAGAGGCTGAGACTAGACAGAGAGAGAACTGAGAAGATGCTCAAAGAAAGGGAGATGGTGATGGATTTGCAAATGAAGGAGCTTGAACAGAGAGGAGAAGTTCAAAGGAGGTTGGAGATTCAAGTTGATATACTTTATAGATTGAACGAACTCCAATCCTACTCTATG ATAATTTCTCCGATTCGAACACTAAGAGAGAAGGAGCATGAAAAGAAGACAAGTAGAGTGCAACCAGAGGAAACGAGAGCCGAGGATTCGGAGGAATCAGTGGGAGAAGATGTAATGCAGAGTCCAAGTTCAAGTTGGGGTTCAGAAAATTCGATTTCATCCCAACTTGTTGCTGTGAAGTGA
- the LOC133687902 gene encoding high mobility group B protein 6-like isoform X1, protein MLKLQSPLTGDENLRPKSCRKPLQPKNSPGTPMTQVQILKPKQEWIEFSVVKDSNKENHPIYTTTPTKSIIEPLDSSLAEELSAIKKKLERLRLDRERTEKMLKEREMVMDLQMKELEQRGEVQRRLEIQVDILYRLNELQSYSMQIISPIRTLREKEHEKKTSRVQPEETRAEDSEESVGEDVMQSPSSSWGSENSISSQLVAVK, encoded by the exons ATGCTTAAGCTCCAATCTCCACTCACCGGAGACGAGAACCTCCGGCCAAAATCTTGTCGGAAACCACTCCAGCCAAAGAACTCACCAGGAACTCCAATGACCCAGGTTCAAATTTTGAAACCAAAGCAAGAGTGGATTGAGTTCTCAGTGGTTAAAGATTCCAACAAGGAGAACCATCCGATCTACACCACAACCCCAACAAAATCCATCATTGAGCCATTGGATTCTTCACTAGCAGAAGAATTGAGTGCTATCAAGAAGAAGCTAGAGAGGCTGAGACTAGACAGAGAGAGAACTGAGAAGATGCTCAAAGAAAGGGAGATGGTGATGGATTTGCAAATGAAGGAGCTTGAACAGAGAGGAGAAGTTCAAAGGAGGTTGGAGATTCAAGTTGATATACTTTATAGATTGAACGAACTCCAATCCTACTCTATG CAGATAATTTCTCCGATTCGAACACTAAGAGAGAAGGAGCATGAAAAGAAGACAAGTAGAGTGCAACCAGAGGAAACGAGAGCCGAGGATTCGGAGGAATCAGTGGGAGAAGATGTAATGCAGAGTCCAAGTTCAAGTTGGGGTTCAGAAAATTCGATTTCATCCCAACTTGTTGCTGTGAAGTGA
- the LOC133689823 gene encoding transcription elongation factor TFIIS, whose amino-acid sequence MEMEFVELFDEAKKAADASLNDDASSSGPEVTRCVDSLKQLRKFKVTSELLVSTQVGKKLRPLAKHPKEKIRAVASDLLEMWKRMVIDETRKKNGSIDSKSSVKAEVSKSETVKVEKLRKTSVVKVEKASTSETVKVEKMDQDKTVKVEKTSKQEIQTSSVKQPSQSSIGPPKLKTLVKCNDALRDKIRELLAEALSKVASEADEDIRDEVEACDPIRVAVSVESMMFEKLGRSNGAQKLKYRSIMFNIKDQNNPDFRRKVLLGEVQPERLVTMGPEEMASEQRKRENNQIKEKVLFDCERSGQAQATTDQFKCGRCRQRKCTYYQMQTRSADEPMTTYVTCVNCNNHWKFC is encoded by the exons ATGGAGATGGAGTTTGTGGAGTTATTTGATGAAGCAAAGAAAGCTGCAGATGCTTCTCTCAATGATGACGCATCGTCTAGTGGACCGGAGGTGACTCGGTGTGTTGATTCGCTGAAACAGCTCAGGAAGTTTAAAGTTACTAGCGAACTTCTTGTTTCTACTCAG GTTGGGAAAAAACTTCGTCCTCTTGCAAAGCATCCTAAGGAGAAAATCCGAGCTGTGGCCTCTGACTTGCTTGAGATGTGGAAAAGGATGGTCATTGATGagacgagaaaaaaaaatggcagcATTGACAGTAAAAGTTCAGTAAAAGCTGAGGTATCAAAATCAGAGACTGTCAAAGTTGAGAAGCTTCGAAAGACTAGTGTGGTAAAGGTTGAAAAGGCTTCAACCTCAGAAACTGTTAAAGTTGAGAAAATGGATCAGGATAAGACTGTCAAGGTTGAGAAGACGAGCAAGCAGGAAATCCAGACTTCCAGTGTGAAGCAACCATCACAATCATCTATTGGTCCACCAAAGCTGAAGACACTGGTTAAATGTAATGATGCTTTACGCGACAAAATCCGTGAACTTCTTGCAGAGGCCTTGTCCAAAGTTGCCAGCGAGGCTGATGAGGACATCAGGGATGAAGTAGAAGCATGCGACCCTATTCGAGTTGCTGTATCTGTAGAATCCATGATGTTTGAAAAACTCGGTCGATCAAATGGAGCACAAAAATTGAAGTACAGATCTATAATGTTTAATATCAAGGACCAAAACAACCCAGATTTTAGGAGAAAAGTTCTTCTTGGAGAGGTCCAACCTGAGAGGCTTGTTACCATGGGCCCTGAAGAAATGGCAAGTGAACAAAGGAAGCGAGAGAATAACCAAATTAAAGAGAAAGTGTTGTTTGATTGTGAGCGTAGTGGTCAAGCACAAGCCACAACTGATCAGTTTAAGTGTGGTCGTTGTAGACAGCGCAAATGCACTTACTATCAGATGCAGACCAGGAGTGCAGATGAACCTATGACAACATATGTAACATGTGTAAACTGCAACAACCATTGGAAATTCTGCTAA
- the LOC133689999 gene encoding phospholipid-transporting ATPase 1-like: MTSGWPLLLSLDNSPVSEQPLPHHSGSFSALGVSRQDCSFNTSILHLAQGEPFEVDCSEKDEGRAHFFGDTRFRSVNPVGESFDLVVNTKRLYSLKSEFFEEVPLECPKQRSKHLVWWGATASEMLHNNNNTTFSTGFEISRDCGNLGKPKGRSRRRSVQFDDVLREEDARFIYINDPRRTNDQYEFTGNEIRTSKYTLITFLPKNIFIQFHRVAYLYFLAIAALNQLPPLAVFGRTVSLFPLLFVLCVTAIKDGYEDWRRHRSDRNENNREALVLQCGQFRSKKWKKIRAGEVVKICTDETIPCDMVLLGTSDPSGVAYIQTMNLDGESNLKTRYARQETSLAVLEGGEISGLIRCEQPNRNIYEFTANMEFNGQKFSLSQSSIVLRGCQLKNTGWIIGVVVYAGQETKAMLNSAASPSKRSKLEIYMNRETLWLSIFLFIMCLVVAGGMGLWLARYEDQLDYLPYYRKRYFTPGKDYGKRYKFYGIPMEIFFSFLSSIIVFQIMIPISLYITMELVRLGQSYFMIGDRHMFDSSSGSRFQCRSLNINEDLGQIRYVFSDKTGTLTENKMEFRRASVNGKNYGGSSLTAEQLLEENISAATTLKRWKLKSTITVDSELLKLLHKDLVGDERIVAHEFFLALAACNTVIPVCTHDGFSSCTDSQIFEDVETIDYQGESPDEQALVAAASAYGYTLFERTSGHIVIDVNGEKLRLGVMGMHEFDSVRKRMSVVIRYPNDAVKVLVKGADSSVLSILAKVSGKDDHARRSATYSHLMEYSSQGLRTLVIAARDLTEEELELWQCRFDDASTSLTDRAARLRQTAALIECDLNLLGATAIEDKLQEGVPETIESLGQAGIKVWVLTGDKQETAMSIGLSCKLLTPDMEQIIINGNSENDCRKLLSDAKAKCGLNLSNKGSQYLKCNAEMDYLQRPERKEEVPLALIIDGNSLVYILEKELESELFDIATYCKVVLCCRVAPLQKAGIVDLIKSRSDDMTLAIGDGANDVSMIQMADVGVGICGQEGRQAVMASDFAMGQFRFLKRLLLVHGHWNYQRIGYLILYNFYRNAVFVLMLFWYILFTAFSTTSALTDWSSVLYSVIYTSVPTIVVGILDKDLSHRTLLQYPKLYGVGYRHEAYNIRLFWVMMADTLWQSLVLFGIPIFIYKESTIDIWSIGNLWTVAVVILVNIHLAMDVQRWVSITHLAVWGSVIVAFACVVVLDSIPIFPNYGTIYHLTKLPTYWLTIFLIIVSALLPRFLLKLVHHHFWPSDIQIAREAEILGRGPDYWGSKPVGSSS; the protein is encoded by the exons ATGACTTCTGGCTGGCCACTGCTTTTATCTTTGGATAATTCTCCTGTATCGGAGCAGCCATTGCCTCATCATTCTGGTAGTTTTAGTGCTTTGGGGGTGTCACGCCAGGATTGTTCTTTCAATACTTCTATCCTCCATCTTGCTCAAGGAGAGCCATTTGAGGTAGATTGTTCAGAGAAGGACGAAGGCAGGGCACACTTTTTTGGTGATACTAGATTCCGTAGTGTGAATCCAGTTGGAGAAAGTTTTGATTTGGTTGTGAATACAAAGAGGCTCTATTCTCTCAAGTCTGAGTTCTTTGAGGAAGTTCCATTGGAATGCCCCAAACAACGGAGCAAACACCTTGTATGGTGGGGTGCAACTGCTAGTGAAATGCTACATAACAACAATAACACAACCTTTTCAACTGGCTTTGAGATTTCTAGGGACTGTGGTAACTTGGGCAAGCCTAAGGGGAGGAGCCGCAGGAGAAGTGTGCAATTTGATGATGTGTTGCGCGAAGAAGATGCTCGGTTCATCTACATTAATGATCCGAGGAGAACCAATGACCAGTATGAATTCACAGGCAATGAGATCCGAACCAGCAAGTATACCTTGATCACCTTCTTGCCGAAGAATATTTTCATTCAGTTCCATCGGGTTGCTTATTTGTATTTCCTGGCTATTGCTGCTCTCAATCAACTTCCTCCTCTTGCAGTTTTTGGGAGAACAGTGTCCCTATTCCCTCTCTTGTTTGTTCTTTGTGTCACGGCGATCAAAGATGGATACGAGGATTGGAGAAGGCACAGATCAGATCGCAATGAGAATAACCGAGAGGCTCTAGTTCTGCAATGTGGTCAGTTTAGATCGAAGAAATGGAAAAAGATACGAGCTGGTGAAGTTGTGAAGATCTGCACTGATGAGACAATTCCTTGTGACATGGTTTTGTTAGGGACAAGTGATCCTAGTGGCGTTGCTTACATACAAACAATGAATTTAGATGGCGAGTCGAACTTGAAGACTAGGTATGCGAGGCAGGAAACGTCCTTAGCAGTATTGGAAGGTGGTGAAATTTCAGGGCTTATAAGATGCGAGCAACCCAATAGGAATATTTACGAGTTCACAGCCAACATGGAGTTCAATGGGCAAAAGTTTTCCCTTAGCCAATCTAGCATTGTTTTGCGTGGATGTCAGCTGAAGAACACTGGTTGGATAATAGGTGTTGTGGTGTATGCTGGCCAGGAAACAAAAGCAATGTTGAATAGTGCAGCTTCTCCTTCCAAAAGAAGCAAACTGGAAATTTACATGAATCGGGAGACACTATGGTTGTCTATTTTTCTGTTCATAATGTGTCTGGTTGTTGCGGGGGGAATGGGTCTCTGGCTTGCACGATATGAGGACCAGCTTGATTATTTACCTTATTACAGAAAGAGATACTTCACGCCCGGGAAGGATTATGGGAAAAGATACAAATTTTATGGGATTCCTATGgagatttttttctcatttttgagCTCTATCATAGTGTTTCAGATAATGATTCCCATTTCTCTTTATATTACTATGGAGCTGGTTCGTTTGGGGCAGTCCTATTTCATGATTGGAGACAGGCACATGTTTGATAGTAGTTCTGGCTCAAGGTTTCAGTGCAGATCCTTGAACATAAATGAGGATCTGGGTCAGATACGCTATGTTTTTTCAGACAAGACAGGGACACTTACTGAGAACAAAATGGAATTTCGAAGAGCAAGTGTAAATGGGAAAAATTATGGAGGCTCCTCGCTAACTGCTGAGCAATTGCTGGAAGAGAACATTTCAG CTGCAACTACACTAAAGAGATGGAAACTTAAATCTACAATTACTGTTGATTCTGAGCTCTTGAAATTGCTGCACAAAGACTTAGTTGGAGATGAAAGGATTGTTGCACATGAATTTTTCCTTGCACTAGCTGCATGCAACACCGTGATCCCAGTCTGTACTCATGATGGATTTTCTAGTTGCACAGACAGTCAAATTTTTGAGGATGTAGAAACTATTGATTATCAGGGTGAATCTCCTGATGAGCAAGCTTTAGTTGCTGCTGCCTCTGCTTATGGTTATACTCTCTTCGAGCGAACATCTGGACATATAGTAATTGATGTTAATGGTGAGAAACTAAG GTTGGGTGTTATGGGCATGCATGAATTCGATAGTGTGCGGAAACGAATGTCTGTTGTAATCAGATATCCTAATGATGCTGTAAAAGTGCTGGTCAAAGGTGCTGATTCTTCAGTGTTGAGTATTTTAGCAAAAGTCTCAGGGAAGGATGATCATGCAAGACGTTCAGCAACATACAGTCATTTGATGGAATATTCATCACAAGGTTTACGCACACTTGTGATTGCTGCCAGGGATCTTACAGAGGAAGAACTTGAGCTGTGGCAATGCAGGTTTGATGATGCAAGCACTTCTTTGACTGATAGAGCAGCAAGGCTACGCCAAACAGCAGCTCTCATAGAGTGCGACTTGAATTTACTTGGTGCAACTGCAATTGAAGACAAGCTACAAGAAGGTGTGCCGGAAACCATTGAGTCCCTAGGGCAAGCAGGGATCAAGGTCTGGGTTCTGACTGGTGATAAGCAAGAGACGGCAATGTCTATTGGCCTCTCTTGCAAACTCCTGACACCAGATATGGAGCAAATTATTATAAACGGCAATTCAGAGAATGACTGCAGAAAACTTTTGTCTGATGCTAAGGCGAAGTGtggtttaaatttatcaaacaaAGGAAGCCAATATTTGAAATGCAATGCTGAAATGGACTACCTTCAGAGGCCAGAAAGGAAGGAGGAAGTGCCACTAGCTCTCATAATTGATGGGAACAGTTTGGTATACATTTTGGAAAAAGAACTCGAGTCAGAG CTTTTTGACATCGCAACTTATTGTAAGGTTGTGCTTTGCTGTCGTGTTGCGCCATTACAGAAGGCAGGGATTGTTGATCTAATCAAGAGCCGATCTGATGATATGACATTGGCTATTGGTGATG GAGCTAATGATGTTTCAATGATCCAAATGGCGGATGTTGGTGTTGGAATATGTGGTCAGGAAGGGCGTCAAGCAGTTATGGCATCAGATTTTGCTATGGGACAGTTTCGGTTCCTGAAAAGACTACTTTTGGTACATGGACACTGGAATTATCAACGCATTGGTTATTTGATTCTCTACAACTTCTACCGCAATGCTGTTTTTGTATTGATGTTATTCTG GTATATATTGTTCACAGCTTTTTCAACAACGTCAGCATTGACAGATTGGAGCAGTGTTCTTTATTCTGTTATCTATACTTCTGTGCCTACCATTGTTGTTGGTATTCTGGACAAGGACTTAAGCCATCGGACACTGTTACAGTATCCAAAACTTTATGGTGTGGGGTATAGACACGAGGCTTACAATATACGTCTATTCTGGGTCATGATGGCTGATACACTATGGCAGAGTCTTGTTCTCTTTGGCATACCCATCTTCATTTATAAGGAAAGCACAATTGATATATGGAGCATAGGCAATTTATGGACAGTAGCAGTTGTTATCCTTGTCAATATACACTTGGCAATGGATGTTCAACGTTGGGTTTCTATTACTCATCTTGCTGTTTGGGGATCAGTGATCGTTGCATTTGCTTGTGTGGTAGTATTGGATTCTATACCTATCTTCCCTAATTATGG GACCATTTACCATCTGACAAAGTTGCCTACCTATTGGCTCACCATTTTTCTCATAATAGTTAGTGCATTGCTCCCTCGTTTTCTATTGAAGCTTGTACATCATCATTTTTGGCCTTCAGACATTCAGATAGCAAGAGAAGCTGAGATACTGGGAAGAGGGCCTGATTATTGGGGATCAAAACCTGTTGGAAGTTCCAGCTGA